Proteins encoded in a region of the Atribacterota bacterium genome:
- a CDS encoding RNA-binding protein, which translates to MEGSKLYVGNLNYAVNEDQLKELFEGHGTVQSVNIIEGKGFGFVEMSSNEEAESAKNALNDQEFQGRPLKIDEARPRKPRRDFNSGPRRRF; encoded by the coding sequence GAAGGTAGCAAACTGTATGTAGGAAACTTGAATTATGCAGTCAACGAAGACCAATTGAAGGAACTTTTCGAAGGTCATGGTACCGTTCAGAGTGTTAACATCATTGAGGGAAAAGGTTTCGGTTTTGTAGAAATGTCTTCTAATGAAGAAGCAGAATCTGCAAAAAACGCACTGAATGACCAGGAATTTCAAGGACGCCCATTAAAGATTGATGAAGCAAGACCACGCAAACCAAGAAGAGACTTTAATTCTGGTCCAAGAAGACGTTTCTAA